A window from Triticum aestivum cultivar Chinese Spring chromosome 6D, IWGSC CS RefSeq v2.1, whole genome shotgun sequence encodes these proteins:
- the LOC123145679 gene encoding transmembrane emp24 domain-containing protein p24delta3 — MPAPAALALAAALLLAAASICAEAVWLDMPQTGTKCVSEEIQANVVVLADYALMYESHPSSHPTLAVKVTSPYGYTLHENGNVTVGQFAFTTSEAGNFLACFWIDSAEKGSGVSVNLDWKTGIATKDWDAIAKKEKIEGVELELRKLEVAVQSIHQNMVYLKAREAEMREVSEKTNGRVAWFSIMSLGVCVVVSVLQLWHLQGYFRKKKLI; from the exons ATGCCCGCGCCGGCGGCGCTAGCCCTCGCGGCGGCTCTGCTGCTCGCCGCCGCGTCCATCTGCGCGGAGGCCGTGTGGCTCGACATGCCGCAGACCGGGACCAAGTGCGTGTCGGAGGAGATCCAGGCCAACGTGGTGGTGCTCGCCGACTACGCCCTCATGTACGAGTCCCACCCCTCTTCCCACCCGACCCTCGCCGTCAAG GTTACTTCACCATATGGGTACACCTTACATGAAAATGGGAATGTTACAGTTGGTCAATTTGCATTCACAACCTCGGAAGCTGGAAACTTCCTTGCCTGCTTCTGGATAGATAGTGCAGAGAAAGGATCAGGCGTATCTGTAAATCTTGATTGGAAAACTGGAATCGCAACAAAGGATTGGGATGCTATTGCTAAGAAGGAAAAAATAGAG GGCGTAGAACTAGAGCTTAGGAAGCTTGAAGTGGCTGTACAGTCGATCCATCAGAACATGGTATACCTCAAAGCAAG GGAAGCGGAGATGAGGGAGGTGAGCGAGAAAACAAACGGCAGGGTTGCTTGGTTCAGCATCATGTCGCTGGGCGTCTGCGTCGTGGTGTCAGTTTTGCAGTTGTGGCACCTTCAAGGCTACTTCAGGAAAAAGAAGCTCATCTAG